The Thermus aquaticus genome segment TGCGGGTCCCAGAGCCCACCTACGCCCCCATCGTCCTCACGCCCAGCGGCTTAGTGGGCGGGGTGAGCTGCGTGGCCGCCTACGTGGGCTCCTTGGAGGCGGTCCGGTCCTGCACCCCGCCCTTCTCTCTGAAGTTGACCCCGCCGGACGGGCAGAGCCGGGAGGTGGTCCTCAGGGCCTATCGGGACGGCTTCGCCTACCAGGAGGGGCGGGTGGTGGCGCGAAGCGGGGATAGCCTCCAGGTGCCCATGAGCAGGAAGCGGGTGGCCGTGGTCCTCACCGCCCCGGGCCTGACCGTTGACCAGACCGCCTACGGGGAGGTTTGGCTCAGGCCCGAGGACCAGGAGGGCGTGGCCCTATACGGCGACCCGAGCCCCGATGGCTTTCCCGGCTACCGCCTGGCGGACCGGGCCGTGGTGGTGAACGGGGAGGCGCTCCTCTCCGTGCCCACGGGGAGGTTCGTCCTCTTCCGGGTGGTGCAGGTCGGGGGCGTTCGCCAAGGGGTTGTGGACCTCGTGGAGGAGGAGAGGAAGGTGGTGGTGCCGTGATGGCGGGGAAGGTGAGCCCCCGGGAGGTCCTGAGCCTCCTGGGCCTCCTGGCCGTTGGGGGCCTAGGGGCCTGGTTCCTCAAGGAGCTGGTGGGCCAGGGGCTCGTCCCCTTCTTCCTGCTCCTCACCCCCCTTTTGCGCCGGGTCTTCGCCGGGCGGGTGGGGGTGTACCACGGGGGATGGGTCTTGGGGCTGGCCACGGCCACCGTGTGGCACCTGGGCGGCCCCTACGCCGCCTTGGGGCACATGGCCCTGGTCCTCGTGGCGGACGCCTTCTTCCGCAAGGAGGAGGAGGGGTACGGCTTCTTCTACACCTACTTTCCCGCCCTCGTGGCCTTCTACGCGCTTTTGGGGGTCTAATGCAGGCCTTGGAGCAGGTTTGGGAACGGATTCAGGAGAAGCTCGCGGCCATCTACCCCGAGGTGGCCGAGGAGATCGTGCGCAAGGCCCGGGAAGGGGGGGTGAGCCGCCGGGCCCGGGAGGCGTACCGGGAGCTCACGGGGCGGTCCTACGTGACCCCGCTGGAGGAGCCCCTTCTGGCCGTGGCCTCGGAGCTGGTGGCGCAACGCCTGGCCGAGAACTACCGGGCTGCCCTGACCCTCCTCGGGGTGGGGAGTCAAGGGGAGGAAGCCCAAGGGGCTGGCGAGGCGGCCCCTCCCCCTCCGAGTGAACCGCCAGATTCCTCCACGGACGCCGGGCCGGAGGCCACGGACACCAGCCCGGAGGCCGCAGAGGGAGAGGACCCCCGGGTCCGAGCCGCCAAGAGGGACGAGCAGAGGTGGCGGGAGGCCTACCGCCTGGTCTTCGGCGAGAACCCGGAGGAGGACCCCCTCCTCTACCAGGAGAGGCTGAGGCAGGCCCTGGCCTTCTACCGGCAGGAGCGGGGGCGGAGGGCGGCCTTCGAGGAGGTCAAGGCTTTGGAGGAAAGGGTGCGGGCCTACGGGGAGAGGGCCCAGGCCCTGATAGGCTCCTTGCCCGAGGTGGAGGAGGCCGGGTGGGGCACGGGGTACGAGGCGGCCCTGATCCAGTTGGGCCGCCTCACCGCCCAGGTGGAGGAGCTGGCCCGCAAGCTGGCCCGGCTGGAGGACCGGCTGCAGGACCTGGCCACCTCCCAAGGGGGCCTCAAGGCGGGGCTCCTTGAGGTCCAGGGGGCGGTGCGGGAGCTTAGGGGCGCCCTCGAGGGGCTGGAGAAGGGCGGGGGCGGGCGCCGGGCCGAGGACCTGATCCGCCAGGCCAAGGCGGAGATGACTGCCCACCTGGAGGACCGCCTGCAGGCGGAGACGGCCATGATCCGCGCCGAGTACGACCTGAGGATGAAGGCCCTGGAGGAGTGGGCCAAGCGCATCACCGAGCAGTTCCGGCGGATAGTGGGAGCCAGGGCTAAGGGCAAAGGGCTTTTCGGGCTCTTTGGGGGTGAGGGATGAGCGAGGTGCCCAGGGACGCGGTGGCCCTGCAGGCGGGGGACGTGGTCTTCGTGGTCCCCCGGAGCATGTTCCGCGGAGACGTGGAGGGCGTGGTCCAGGTGGGGGAGCACCAGGTACCCGCCAAGGTCATCTACGCCGCCTGGGCCCTGGGGGCTGACCAGGGGATGAAGGTGGGGTTGGCCACGGGCGGCGCCCTCACCCTGCTCCTGGTCTTGGCGGTCCGGGGAGCGGCCACCTTGTGGCGGAGGTACACCTCGTGGCGGCGCGCCTGATAGCGCAAGCGGGAATCGCCGCGGCGGCTATGCCCGTGGTGGGCTTCATCACGGGCAAGGTGGTGGGGGAGGCCTCCAAGGCGGAGCCCCTCCTGGCGGGGATGGGGGTGGTGGTCTACGCCATCGCCCTGGCGGCCAGCTACGCCCACCTGAGGCACTACTACAGCCGCTTTGACGCCCCAGGGGTCAGGGCCAGCCCCTTTATCGCCTTCGCCGTGGAGCTGGCCACCTTCTACCTTTCCTTCGCCAGCGTGGTCCTGGAGTCCCGGTGGGCCCTCTTTGGGAGCCTCATCGGAGCGGGGGTGGTCTTCTGGGGGAACCTGACCTCCATGGCCCTGGGCCTGGCCTACCGGGCGGGGGCGGAGGCCAAGGAGGTGGCAGAGGTTCATGCCCCCAAAGTGGCCCCTGCCCCCAGGGAAGAGGCCCTGCCACACAGGGTCCTGAACGGCGAGAGCGGGCCGGCGGGCGAGGCCGTAGAAGCGGAGGTGGGGGGCCTCGCAGTTCATTTGGGGGAAGGGGGCCCCAAAGAGGCCCTGGACGAGAGGGACCAGAGGCTTTTCCAGGCCTTGAGGGCGGGCCCTAAGGGCCCCTCGGTCCTGGCCAGGGAGCTTGGGGTTTCCCCTTCCACCGTGCTCTACCGGCTGAAGCGCCTGGAGGGCTTAGGCCTGGTGGAGAAAGCCGATGGCGTCTACCGCCTCAAGGAAACCCCTTCCGCCTGAAGCCATAGGGGTCCTGGCCGGGGTGCTGGAAGGCCCCTACGGCGGGCTTTTCACGGGGGGCCTGTTCTGGCGCAGGCCCGACTGGCGGGTGGCCTTCTTCTCCGGCCTGGGGTGGCTCACGGCCGGGATGCCGGGAAGCCCGCCCCTCCTGGCCCTCTGGATAGGGCAGGGCGTCTTGGAGCTGTGGCGGCGGGGGCGGTGGTCTAGGGTCCTGGCGGTCCTGGGCTTCGCGGCGGGAGGACTCCTCTTCCGCTTCCTCTGGCTGGCCCCCTTGGGGGTGGTGCTGGCGGAGGTGGCCCGAGAGCGGCGGCACCAGGGCCTTGCGCTTGGCGGCCTGGCCCTGGCCGGGCTTGGGGTTTACGGGCCCACGGGCCTCCTTTTGCCCTTGGGAGCCTGGTGGGTGGCGCGGCTCCCCTGGCGGGAGGGGGGCCGCTTCCGGGGGATGGACCTGCCGAGCTTCCTGTACGGAGCGGCCATGCTCCTCAGGAACATGGCGGCCACGGCCCTGGGGTGGCGATGAGCGGCAAGGACCTGGCGCTCCTTGGGCTCTTCCTGGTGGCGGGGCACTTCCTGCACCGGGCCCTGGTCTACTGGCGCTACAGAAAGGTGGAGGCCCCCCTCGAGGCCGGCGCCTTCGCCGAGGAGGCCCTGAGGCGGTACCTGACCGGCTTCAGGGTGAGAGTGGGCCGGCGCAACGGGGTGCGCTTTGGGGAGCGGGAGGTGCGCCTCACGGAGGCGGTGATGCGGGGGCGGAGCCTCTACCACCTGGCCGTGGCCGCCCACGAGGTGGGGCACGCCCTGCAGTGGCGGGCCAGGGAGGAGCTGGTGCGGAACACCCAGGCGGCCCTGACCCTGGGCTTTGGCCTCCTGGTCCTGGGCTTCCTCCTGGGGCCGACCGAGCTTTCCGCCCTCATGGTCTTCGGGGGCTACGGCTTTGTGCTTCTTAGTCTGCCCCTGGAGTTGGACGCCAACCGGAGGGGCCTCGAGGCCTTGCCCCCGGAGGTGAGGGAAGGGGTGAAGCGGGTGATGACGGCCCTGACGGCCTCCTACCTGGTGGTGCCCCTGGGGGGGATGTTGATGGTGGCGGGGTGGTTGATGGGGCGGTCTTAGCTACAAGCCGGAGGTGTTGGCTCGGGCTTGTAGCTAAGAAGGTGGAATGTTTTTCCCCGGGGCTTGGCTTTCACCCCGGGGTGCCATGGAAAGGTACTGAGGCTTTCCGCCCTGATAATACCAGGTCAGGCCTCGGTTTTGGAAGGGGGAAGGACGACCGCCTCGGCCCCCTTCTCGGTGTTCCTGACGCGGAGGCTGCCTCCCGCTTCGGCGGCGGCTTTGAAGGCGCTGAGCCAGGCGTGGGTCTGGGGGGCGTCCCTGAGGTCCACGTCCAGGTAGGGGCCCTCCTGGTCCTCGCCTATGGTCATGCGGATCAGGTCCTCCTCCCCGTGGTTCTTGGCCACGGCCTGGAAGAAGCCCGCCAGGTCCACCAGGTAGTCCACGTCCAGCCCCTTGGGACGGGCGTACTCGCGGAACACGGTTTCCAACATGGGAACATCATAGCACAACCAGAAGAGATTGCCTTGATAGGCAAGGTATGGTAGCCTAAAACTGCCATGGAGAAGGTACTGATCTTCGAAACGGAGGAGGCCAAGGTGCGGTGGATGAAGGCGCTGGAAAAGGCCACCTTCGGCAGGGCCCTCGCTGAGGAGGACCACGGGTGGCCCAAGCCGGCGCTCAGGATCCGGGGCGCGACGCCGTCCCAGATCATGGCCGCCTCCACCTGGGCCGGCTTTGAGCCGGTCTGGGAGGGCTAAGGCTTTCCACCTTCCACCCACGCCCTAGGGGGATTCCCTTATCCTCCTGGGTACTTTCTTTTGGCGTGCGGGGGGGCCTTCTCGTGGGGCGGGTACCCTTCCCCGAGGGCCCCTCGGAGTAGAGTGGAGGTGAGGCTATGAGCCCTATTCGCGAGCAAAACCGGCGGCTGGCCCTGAGGGGCTTAGGACTGGCCCTTCGGAGCCGCTTCTTCTGGGGGGTGGTGGCCGCGACCCTGGTGGTGGAGTTCTTCCGCACCAACCCCGACATGGGGCGGTTTCTCCTTCAGATGGGCCTCTTACTGGCGCTTATCGCCCTGGCCGCGGTCTTCCTCCGGGCCATACC includes the following:
- a CDS encoding helix-turn-helix domain-containing protein, whose protein sequence is MAARLIAQAGIAAAAMPVVGFITGKVVGEASKAEPLLAGMGVVVYAIALAASYAHLRHYYSRFDAPGVRASPFIAFAVELATFYLSFASVVLESRWALFGSLIGAGVVFWGNLTSMALGLAYRAGAEAKEVAEVHAPKVAPAPREEALPHRVLNGESGPAGEAVEAEVGGLAVHLGEGGPKEALDERDQRLFQALRAGPKGPSVLARELGVSPSTVLYRLKRLEGLGLVEKADGVYRLKETPSA
- a CDS encoding zinc metallopeptidase; its protein translation is MSGKDLALLGLFLVAGHFLHRALVYWRYRKVEAPLEAGAFAEEALRRYLTGFRVRVGRRNGVRFGEREVRLTEAVMRGRSLYHLAVAAHEVGHALQWRAREELVRNTQAALTLGFGLLVLGFLLGPTELSALMVFGGYGFVLLSLPLELDANRRGLEALPPEVREGVKRVMTALTASYLVVPLGGMLMVAGWLMGRS